In the Gymnogyps californianus isolate 813 chromosome 3, ASM1813914v2, whole genome shotgun sequence genome, one interval contains:
- the MAS1 gene encoding proto-oncogene Mas has product MDESNITFHPSEGTENISMHRNISTQERVWEILTPLWVIMIISFLGFCENGIVLWCLCFQIKRNPFTAYITHLSIADISLLLCTFILSIEYIAGFGFAYGFYYYITTTLSIVFLLGYNTGLYLLTAISIERCLSIVYPIWYRCHRSQHQSAIVCAILWTLSFLMTVAEYLTCKDDSAKEQFDDGNHCQALLIFTWILTFMIFIPLMILSSLILVIRIHRNSLRPHSSKLYIIIVATVIVFLIFAMPMRLLYLLNYHHWSSLLSQQNHVTVVLSTVNSSINPLVYFFVGSSKKKRFKESLKVVLSRALADGLRPRSQEVGMSLDIAETIF; this is encoded by the coding sequence ATGGATGAGTCAAACATAACGTTTCATCCCAGCGAAGGCACAGAGAACATCTCaatgcacagaaacatttctacACAGGAAAGGGTCTGGGAGATATTGACCCCACTTTGGGTAATTATGATCATCTCCTTCCTGGGTTTTTGTGAAAATGGAATTGTCCTCTGGTGCCTCTGCTTCCAGATCAAAAGAAACCCATTCACTGCGTACATCACACACCTGTCCATTGCTGATATCTCCTTACTGCTTTGTACATTTATTCTGTCAATTGAGTACATTGCTGGTTTTGGATTCGCATACGGTTTTTACTATTATATAACCACCACACTATCTATTGTCTTCCTTCTTGGATATAATACTGGTCTCTATCTCCTGACAGCCATCAGTATTGAGAGGTGTCTGTCTATTGTTTACCCCATCTGGTACCGATGCCACCGGTCACAGCACCAATCGGCAATTGTGTGTGCAATTCTGTGGACTCTGTCTTTTCTGATGACAGTAGCTGAATACTTAACATGCAAAGATGATTCAGCGAAGGAGCAATTCGACGATGGCAACCATTGCCAAGCACTGCTCATCTTCACATGGATCCTGACTTTCATGATCTTCATTCCTCTAATGATTCTGTCCAGCCTGATCTTGGTTATCAGGATTCATCGTAACTCCCTGAGACCTCATTCGTCAAAGCTCTACATCATCATTGTGGCCACAGTCATTGTCTTCCTCATCTTTGCCATGCCTATGAGGCTGTTGTATCTTCTGAATTACCACCACTGGTCGTCTTTGCTCAGCCAGCAGAACCATGTCACCGTTGTTCTCTCAACCGTTAACAGTAGCATCAATCCCCTTGTTTACTTCTTCGTAGGAAGCAGCAAGAAGAAGAGGTTCAAGGAGAGCCTCAAAGTGGTTCTTAGTAGAGCGCTCGCTGATGGGTTGCGGCCAAGAAGCCAGGAAGTTGGCATGAGTTTGGATATAGCTGAAACAATTTTCTAA